Proteins encoded together in one Orbaceae bacterium lpD01 window:
- the trxA gene encoding thioredoxin TrxA, with protein sequence MSNNIVSLTDDSFDTTISQSSTPVLVDFWAEWCGPCKMIAPILEEVAQEYTGKVVIAKLNIDQNPNTAPKFGIRGIPTLLLFKNGSVVATQVGALSKSQLKAFIDSHL encoded by the coding sequence ATGAGTAACAATATCGTTTCTTTAACTGATGATAGTTTTGATACCACTATATCACAATCGAGTACGCCGGTTTTAGTTGATTTTTGGGCTGAATGGTGTGGTCCTTGTAAAATGATTGCTCCAATTCTCGAGGAAGTTGCTCAGGAATATACCGGTAAAGTGGTAATTGCTAAATTAAATATCGATCAAAATCCAAATACTGCACCTAAATTTGGTATTCGCGGTATCCCAACGCTACTTTTGTTCAAAAATGGTAGTGTGGTAGCGACGCAAGTTGGCGCATTATCAAAGTCTCAACTAAAAGCATTTATCGATAGCCATTTATAG
- a CDS encoding YfdX family protein: MKKILAITTLSLAIFAAGAQAAEVTATTTVKATTLSTQQVNKLTKSAIEGFEAMRNVQYARLAIFNGNIDDAIKATDQAAKLLAKDSTNWTDFLTMIKDPALKTDDNYAIIDVSIALSENFVATPEKEKAIAAANEKLKQGQQQEALEQLRLAGVSVNQTQYVIGLKQTNAAIAQAQQLLKSGKYYEANLILKSIQDSIITLSETLITAE, from the coding sequence ATGAAAAAGATTTTAGCTATCACAACCTTATCTTTAGCAATATTTGCTGCTGGTGCACAGGCAGCAGAGGTCACTGCAACAACTACAGTGAAGGCAACCACCCTGTCGACTCAACAAGTCAATAAACTCACAAAATCAGCCATTGAAGGTTTTGAAGCAATGCGTAATGTGCAATATGCACGTTTAGCTATTTTTAATGGAAATATCGACGACGCGATCAAAGCAACTGATCAGGCCGCCAAATTACTAGCAAAAGACAGTACTAACTGGACTGATTTTCTGACCATGATTAAAGATCCTGCGCTAAAAACCGATGATAACTACGCGATTATTGATGTTTCAATCGCTTTATCAGAAAATTTTGTCGCAACCCCTGAAAAAGAAAAAGCCATTGCCGCTGCAAATGAAAAATTAAAACAAGGACAGCAACAAGAAGCGTTAGAACAGCTTCGTTTGGCAGGGGTAAGTGTTAATCAAACACAGTACGTGATTGGATTGAAACAAACCAATGCAGCGATAGCACAAGCACAGCAACTATTAAAAAGCGGCAAATACTATGAGGCTAACTTAATTCTCAAATCTATTCAAGATAGCATCATAACACTGAGTGAAACCCTCATCACTGCAGAATAA
- the nrdG gene encoding anaerobic ribonucleoside-triphosphate reductase-activating protein, translating into MNYHKYYSVDVVNGPGTRCSLFVAGCVHQCRGCYNQSTWPVNSGHPFTQALEDQIIHELQDTEINRQGLSLSGGDPLHPQNIAAVLKLVTRVKQECKNKDIWLWTGYKLDELSADQLQVVKFIDVLVDGKFEQALSDAALVWRGSSNQIIHYFKD; encoded by the coding sequence ATGAATTATCATAAATACTATTCTGTTGACGTGGTAAATGGTCCCGGTACACGCTGTAGTCTATTTGTTGCCGGTTGTGTGCATCAATGTCGCGGTTGCTATAATCAAAGTACCTGGCCTGTTAATTCGGGTCATCCTTTTACGCAGGCGCTTGAGGATCAAATCATTCATGAGTTGCAAGATACCGAGATTAACCGGCAGGGATTATCTTTATCCGGCGGTGATCCACTCCATCCGCAAAATATTGCCGCGGTCTTAAAACTAGTCACCAGAGTAAAACAAGAGTGCAAAAACAAAGATATTTGGCTTTGGACAGGTTATAAACTCGATGAGCTCAGTGCTGATCAGCTGCAAGTCGTTAAATTTATCGATGTGCTGGTGGATGGTAAATTTGAGCAAGCACTCTCTGATGCTGCGCTAGTTTGGCGTGGTAGCAGCAATCAGATTATTCACTATTTTAAAGACTAA
- the pth gene encoding aminoacyl-tRNA hydrolase, whose protein sequence is MSDIKLIVGLANPGAEYAATRHNAGAWYVDLLAQRYNQSLKNEPKFFGYTARINLENRDVRLLVPTTFMNLSGKAVSALASFYQIKPEEILVAHDELDLPPGTVKLKLGGSHGGHNGLKDIASKLGNNPNFYRLRIGIGHPGDKSKVTGFVLGKPPKSEQDLIDAVIDEAVRCTRTLIKEDMNAAMNQLHAFKA, encoded by the coding sequence ATGTCAGATATTAAACTTATTGTTGGACTTGCCAATCCTGGTGCTGAATACGCAGCAACCAGACACAATGCTGGTGCATGGTATGTTGATCTATTAGCGCAGCGCTATAATCAATCACTAAAAAATGAGCCTAAGTTCTTTGGTTATACGGCACGGATTAATCTTGAAAATCGCGATGTCCGCCTGCTGGTACCCACCACATTTATGAATTTAAGTGGCAAAGCGGTGAGTGCTTTAGCGAGCTTTTATCAAATCAAACCAGAAGAGATCTTAGTTGCCCATGATGAGTTAGATCTGCCACCAGGAACAGTAAAACTCAAACTGGGTGGCAGTCACGGTGGTCACAATGGGCTAAAAGATATCGCAAGTAAATTGGGTAATAATCCCAACTTTTATCGGTTGAGAATTGGTATTGGTCATCCCGGCGATAAAAGTAAAGTCACTGGTTTTGTGCTAGGTAAGCCGCCGAAGAGTGAACAAGACCTGATTGATGCGGTGATAGATGAAGCGGTTCGTTGCACACGAACACTAATCAAAGAGGATATGAATGCGGCAATGAATCAGTTACATGCTTTTAAAGCCTAA
- a CDS encoding ABC transporter permease, translated as MTKLYWTALCSIWRKEITRFLRIWVQTLVPPVITMSLYFVIFGNLIGHRIGDMHGVSYIQFIVPGLIMMAVITNAYTNVCSSFFSAKFQRNIEELLVAPVPTHIIIAGYVGGGVARGVLIGIIVTLVSLLFVSFEVHSWLVVVFTLLMTAILFSLAGLLNAVYAKTFDDISIIPTFVLTPLTYLGGVFYSLSLLPTVWQWISKFNPIVYMINGFRFGFLGMSDVSLPMTFSILSLFVLVLYVVVWRLIEKGKGLRS; from the coding sequence ATGACTAAATTATATTGGACTGCCTTATGCAGTATTTGGCGAAAAGAGATCACTCGATTTCTAAGAATTTGGGTACAAACACTGGTGCCACCAGTGATTACGATGTCTCTCTATTTTGTGATTTTTGGTAACCTGATTGGTCATCGCATTGGGGATATGCATGGAGTGAGTTATATTCAGTTTATCGTACCAGGACTGATTATGATGGCTGTGATCACCAACGCTTATACCAATGTCTGCTCCTCTTTTTTTAGTGCTAAATTTCAGCGCAATATCGAAGAGTTATTAGTTGCGCCGGTTCCAACCCATATCATTATCGCAGGTTATGTTGGCGGTGGGGTTGCACGAGGGGTTTTAATCGGGATCATTGTGACGCTGGTGTCTTTACTGTTTGTCTCGTTTGAAGTACATTCGTGGCTGGTGGTTGTGTTTACCTTACTGATGACAGCGATTCTATTTTCACTGGCCGGATTATTAAATGCAGTTTATGCTAAAACCTTTGATGATATTAGTATTATCCCGACTTTTGTATTAACGCCGCTCACTTATCTTGGCGGGGTGTTCTACTCGTTATCTTTATTGCCAACAGTATGGCAATGGATTTCAAAGTTTAATCCGATTGTTTACATGATAAATGGTTTTCGTTTTGGTTTTTTGGGCATGAGTGATGTCTCGTTGCCGATGACCTTTTCAATTCTGTCGCTTTTTGTATTGGTATTGTATGTCGTTGTCTGGCGATTAATTGAAAAAGGTAAAGGATTACGCAGCTAA
- the can gene encoding carbonate dehydratase — translation MKKIYDLIQSNHDWSDSVILDNPNFFNRLSKDQKPKFLWIGCSDSRVPAETLTHLEPGELFVHRNVANLVIHTDLNCLSVVQYAVDVLEVEDIIVCGHLGCGGIRAAVENPDLGLINNWLLHIRDLWFRYSSVLGEFPQEQRLDILCEINVIEQVYNLGHSTIIQSAWKRGQNVKIHGWVYGINNGRITDLKISSFSPESLEIHYREAISTLFQSHNVVDEKN, via the coding sequence ATGAAGAAAATTTATGATCTAATCCAAAGTAATCATGACTGGTCAGATAGCGTTATCTTAGATAACCCAAACTTTTTTAATCGCTTATCCAAAGATCAAAAACCTAAATTTTTATGGATCGGTTGTTCAGATAGCCGAGTTCCTGCAGAAACGTTAACTCATCTTGAACCCGGCGAACTGTTTGTCCATCGAAATGTAGCCAATCTGGTGATTCACACCGACCTCAATTGCCTGTCAGTGGTTCAATATGCTGTTGATGTCTTAGAAGTTGAAGATATTATTGTCTGTGGCCATTTAGGCTGTGGCGGTATCCGTGCTGCGGTAGAAAATCCCGATCTTGGACTGATCAATAACTGGTTATTGCATATCCGCGATCTATGGTTCCGCTACAGCTCGGTTTTAGGCGAGTTTCCTCAAGAGCAGCGTTTGGATATCCTGTGCGAAATTAATGTTATTGAACAAGTTTATAACTTAGGCCACTCAACGATTATTCAATCAGCCTGGAAACGCGGTCAGAATGTCAAAATTCATGGCTGGGTCTATGGGATTAATAACGGCCGAATTACCGATTTAAAGATTAGTTCATTCAGCCCTGAAAGCTTAGAGATTCACTATCGTGAAGCTATTTCAACGCTATTTCAATCCCATAATGTAGTGGATGAAAAAAATTAA
- a CDS encoding NUDIX domain-containing protein has protein sequence MNAKIPVIRIAAVIITNPFHQILLVRKKGSTYFMQAGGKIEPAESALEAAIRELQEELILTVKPNQLRYLGQHTAPAANEPNHNVIADLFYMTTEQYPITAAAEIEEVQWVTIADAKKLKLAPLTLNTIIPIIENNICCSSE, from the coding sequence ATGAATGCAAAAATTCCGGTTATCCGGATAGCTGCCGTTATTATTACTAATCCTTTCCATCAAATTTTACTTGTAAGAAAAAAAGGGTCTACCTATTTTATGCAAGCAGGTGGTAAAATTGAACCTGCCGAATCCGCGCTTGAAGCTGCGATTCGAGAATTACAAGAAGAATTAATATTAACGGTTAAACCGAACCAGTTAAGATATCTTGGTCAGCATACTGCTCCCGCAGCTAATGAACCTAATCATAATGTGATTGCCGATCTATTTTATATGACAACCGAGCAATATCCAATCACTGCTGCAGCTGAAATAGAAGAGGTTCAATGGGTCACAATAGCGGATGCTAAAAAACTTAAACTGGCGCCACTTACATTAAACACGATAATTCCGATCATTGAAAACAATATTTGTTGTTCATCTGAATAA
- a CDS encoding ABC transporter ATP-binding protein, with protein sequence MSNYALELVGLRKKYHNGVEALKGINLTVAAGDFYALLGPNGAGKSTTIGIISSLVTKTAGKVSIFGYDLDTDLVNAKRQLGLVPQEFNFNPFETVLQIVVNQAGYYGISRSKALTKAEEYLKLLDLWNKKDVQARTLSGGMKRRLMIARALIHEPKLLILDEPTAGVDIELRRSMWDFLRQLNQQGITIILTTHYLEEAEMLCRHIGIISNGLLIENTSMRDLLSKMQSETFVFDFIPATTKPELIGYNTKLIEPGVIEVDVMRNQGLNQLFNLFEKQNMQILSMRNKSNRLEELFIHLVADAQGEQHD encoded by the coding sequence ATGTCAAATTATGCACTTGAATTAGTCGGGCTTCGTAAAAAATATCATAACGGTGTTGAAGCACTGAAAGGAATCAATCTCACGGTTGCTGCCGGTGATTTTTACGCGTTACTGGGACCTAATGGTGCGGGTAAGTCAACGACGATTGGCATTATCAGCTCGCTTGTCACAAAAACGGCAGGTAAAGTCAGTATTTTTGGCTATGATTTAGATACCGACTTAGTGAATGCTAAGCGTCAATTAGGCCTGGTACCACAAGAATTTAATTTCAATCCTTTTGAAACTGTACTGCAAATTGTGGTTAATCAAGCTGGTTACTACGGCATCTCTCGTTCGAAAGCGCTGACAAAAGCAGAAGAGTATCTCAAATTGCTTGATTTATGGAATAAAAAAGATGTTCAAGCGAGAACATTATCGGGCGGTATGAAACGTCGTTTAATGATTGCACGAGCGTTAATCCATGAACCTAAACTGCTAATTTTAGATGAGCCGACTGCGGGGGTTGATATTGAACTACGCCGCTCTATGTGGGACTTTTTACGACAGCTTAATCAGCAAGGTATCACGATTATCCTAACGACTCATTATCTGGAGGAGGCGGAGATGCTTTGCCGTCATATTGGGATTATTAGTAACGGGCTGTTGATTGAAAATACGTCGATGCGCGATCTACTCTCTAAAATGCAGTCGGAAACCTTTGTTTTCGATTTTATCCCTGCAACGACTAAACCTGAATTAATCGGTTATAACACTAAACTGATTGAACCTGGTGTTATTGAGGTTGATGTGATGCGAAATCAGGGACTTAATCAATTATTTAACTTGTTTGAGAAACAAAACATGCAGATTTTAAGTATGCGTAATAAAAGTAATCGATTAGAGGAACTCTTCATCCATTTAGTCGCTGATGCTCAAGGAGAACAACATGACTAA
- the nrdD gene encoding anaerobic ribonucleoside-triphosphate reductase produces the protein MPVVIKRDGCQTAFNESRIRDAIMKAAVAANVNDTDYCASVARVVTNQMSEFDSVDIGDIQNSVENQLMAGPYKKLARTYIEYRHDRDRVREQRSRLNQDIKGLIEQSNVAILNENANKDSKVIPTQRDLLAGIVAKHYAKQYLLPKEISRAHDLGQIHYHDLDYAPFFPMFNCMLIDLEGMLKNGFKMGNAEIETPKSISTATAVTAQIIAQVASHIYGGTTINRIDEVLAEFVTKSYHKHLEVAKEWQVPDIEKYAKSRTEKECYDAFQSLEYEVNTLHTANGQTPFVTFGFGLGTSWESRLIQASILKVRIHGLGKNHKTAVFPKLVFAIKDGTNHKAGDINYDIKQLALECASKRMYPDILNYEQVVEVTGSFKTPMGCRSFLGTYEENGQLVHEGRNNLGVISLNLPRIALEAKGDEARFWQILDKRLSLAKTALMTRITRLENVKARVAPILYMEGACGVRLKEDDCVVDIFKNGRASISLGYIGIHEALQALYGNQTHPFDSEQLREKGVLIVQRLRDAVEQWKKETGYGFSLYSTPSENLCDRFCRLDAAEFGVITGVTDKGYYTNSFHLDVEKKVNPYEKIDFEKPYPSIASGGFICYGEYPNMQNNVKALEDVWDYSYTRVPYYGTNTPIDECYECGYAGEFECTSKGFTCPKCGNHDSSKVSVTRRVCGYLGSPDARPFNAGKQEEVKRRVKHLSNGQLG, from the coding sequence ATGCCTGTTGTGATTAAAAGAGATGGATGTCAGACTGCATTTAATGAGAGTCGCATCCGCGATGCTATTATGAAGGCCGCAGTCGCTGCAAATGTGAATGACACGGACTATTGTGCCTCAGTTGCTCGTGTCGTCACCAATCAAATGTCTGAATTTGATAGTGTTGACATTGGTGATATTCAAAACTCAGTCGAAAATCAGTTGATGGCTGGTCCTTATAAAAAACTGGCACGAACTTATATTGAATACCGTCATGATAGAGATCGTGTTCGTGAACAACGCAGCCGCTTAAATCAAGATATTAAAGGGTTGATTGAGCAGAGCAATGTGGCGATTTTAAATGAAAACGCCAACAAAGATAGTAAAGTGATTCCGACCCAGCGCGATTTATTAGCCGGTATTGTCGCGAAACATTATGCCAAACAATATTTATTACCCAAAGAGATTTCTCGCGCACATGATCTTGGCCAGATTCACTACCATGATCTAGATTATGCGCCGTTTTTCCCTATGTTTAACTGTATGTTAATTGATTTAGAAGGGATGCTAAAGAACGGCTTTAAAATGGGTAATGCTGAAATTGAAACGCCAAAATCGATCTCAACGGCCACCGCGGTTACGGCGCAAATTATAGCGCAAGTTGCCAGCCATATTTATGGTGGAACAACAATCAACCGTATTGATGAAGTGCTGGCTGAGTTTGTCACTAAAAGTTATCACAAACATCTTGAAGTCGCCAAAGAGTGGCAAGTGCCGGATATCGAAAAGTATGCTAAATCCAGAACAGAAAAAGAGTGTTATGACGCATTTCAGTCACTGGAATATGAAGTCAACACGCTGCACACTGCTAATGGTCAGACGCCTTTTGTCACCTTCGGTTTTGGCTTAGGTACTAGTTGGGAATCTCGTCTGATTCAGGCCTCTATTTTGAAAGTGCGTATCCATGGTTTAGGTAAAAATCATAAGACCGCGGTATTCCCTAAATTAGTTTTTGCCATTAAAGATGGCACCAATCATAAAGCCGGTGATATTAACTATGATATCAAACAGCTGGCTTTAGAGTGCGCCTCTAAAAGAATGTATCCTGATATTCTTAATTATGAGCAAGTTGTTGAAGTGACGGGTTCATTTAAAACCCCAATGGGATGCAGAAGTTTTCTGGGGACTTATGAAGAGAATGGCCAGCTTGTTCACGAAGGACGCAATAATCTAGGTGTGATAAGTTTGAATCTACCGCGAATTGCACTTGAAGCCAAAGGGGATGAAGCGCGTTTCTGGCAAATCTTAGATAAACGTCTATCACTCGCCAAAACCGCTTTAATGACGCGGATAACGCGCCTGGAAAATGTTAAAGCCCGTGTTGCGCCTATTCTTTATATGGAAGGCGCATGTGGTGTGCGTTTAAAAGAGGATGATTGTGTCGTTGATATCTTCAAAAATGGCCGTGCATCTATCTCATTAGGTTATATCGGGATCCATGAAGCATTGCAGGCGTTATATGGCAATCAGACACACCCTTTTGATAGCGAGCAGCTGAGAGAAAAAGGGGTTTTGATTGTGCAGCGACTACGCGATGCGGTTGAGCAGTGGAAGAAAGAAACGGGATATGGTTTTAGCTTATATAGTACGCCGAGTGAAAATCTTTGTGATCGCTTTTGCCGTCTTGATGCGGCTGAATTTGGCGTCATTACAGGGGTAACGGATAAAGGTTACTATACCAATAGTTTCCATTTGGATGTTGAGAAAAAAGTGAATCCTTATGAGAAGATTGATTTTGAAAAACCTTATCCTTCCATCGCGAGTGGTGGGTTTATCTGTTATGGCGAATATCCTAACATGCAAAATAATGTCAAAGCGTTAGAGGATGTTTGGGATTATAGTTATACTCGGGTGCCTTATTATGGAACCAATACCCCTATAGATGAGTGCTATGAGTGTGGTTATGCTGGCGAATTTGAATGTACCAGCAAGGGTTTTACCTGTCCAAAATGTGGCAATCATGATTCAAGCAAAGTGTCTGTTACCCGTCGTGTTTGTGGCTATTTAGGCAGCCCTGATGCAAGACCGTTTAATGCCGGCAAGCAAGAGGAAGTCAAACGTCGGGTTAAACATCTGTCTAATGGGCAATTAGGATAG
- the gndA gene encoding NADP-dependent phosphogluconate dehydrogenase — MSKQHIGVIGMAVMGRNLALNIESRGYTVSIYNRSRDKTDEVMAQHPDKKLVPYYSMQDFVDSLEKPRRVLIMVQAGKGTDAVINELKSILDKGDIIIDGGNAYFPDTIRRNIELSNDGFNFIGTGVSGGEEGALKGPSIMPGGQKEAYDLVAPILEQIAAKVNGEPCVTYIGSDGAGHYVKMVHNGIEYGDMQLIAESYSVLKHIAGLSNDELASVFSEWNKGELDSYLIEITADIFRKKDPETGEYLVDLIVDAAGNKGTGKWTSQNALDLGEPLSLITESVFARYISAIKSQRVAASKELSGPKVNYQGDKQALVEKVRKALYMGKIISYAQGFAQLKSASQHYHWNLNYGEIAKIFRAGCIIRAQFLQKITDAYNQQTDVVNLLLTPYFKKTVEDYQQSLRDVVGLAVQNGIPVPTLSAAIAYYDSYRAAVLPANLIQAQRDYFGAHTYQRTDKEGTFHTEWME, encoded by the coding sequence ATGTCGAAACAACATATTGGTGTCATTGGCATGGCGGTCATGGGGCGTAATCTGGCCCTGAATATTGAAAGCCGTGGTTACACTGTTTCTATCTACAACCGTTCAAGAGATAAAACGGATGAAGTCATGGCGCAGCACCCAGATAAAAAACTGGTTCCTTATTATTCGATGCAAGATTTTGTGGATTCATTAGAGAAGCCCCGCCGTGTGCTTATTATGGTTCAAGCAGGTAAGGGCACTGATGCGGTCATTAATGAGCTAAAATCAATATTAGATAAAGGTGATATTATTATCGATGGGGGTAATGCTTATTTCCCGGATACGATTCGTCGTAATATTGAATTATCAAACGATGGTTTTAACTTTATCGGTACGGGGGTATCTGGTGGTGAAGAGGGCGCATTAAAAGGTCCATCGATTATGCCTGGTGGTCAAAAAGAAGCCTATGATTTAGTTGCACCAATTTTGGAGCAGATTGCCGCCAAAGTAAATGGTGAACCTTGTGTAACCTATATTGGTTCGGATGGTGCAGGTCACTATGTGAAGATGGTTCATAATGGTATTGAATATGGTGATATGCAGCTTATTGCAGAAAGTTATTCTGTCTTAAAACATATTGCCGGCCTAAGTAATGATGAACTCGCGTCGGTATTTAGCGAGTGGAATAAAGGCGAGTTAGACAGTTACTTAATTGAAATTACTGCAGATATTTTCCGCAAAAAAGATCCAGAAACGGGTGAATACTTAGTTGATCTGATTGTTGATGCTGCTGGCAATAAAGGCACCGGTAAATGGACCAGCCAAAACGCACTTGATTTAGGTGAGCCACTATCACTCATTACCGAATCAGTCTTTGCTCGTTATATCTCGGCAATCAAATCACAGCGTGTTGCGGCATCTAAAGAGTTGTCAGGTCCAAAAGTCAATTATCAAGGTGATAAGCAAGCCCTGGTTGAGAAAGTGCGTAAAGCACTCTATATGGGTAAAATTATCTCTTATGCGCAAGGTTTTGCACAACTAAAATCAGCTTCACAACATTATCACTGGAATCTGAATTATGGTGAGATTGCCAAAATTTTCCGTGCTGGTTGTATCATTCGTGCGCAGTTCCTGCAAAAAATTACTGACGCCTATAACCAACAGACCGATGTGGTTAATCTACTCTTAACCCCTTACTTTAAAAAGACGGTTGAAGATTATCAACAATCACTCCGTGATGTCGTTGGTTTAGCGGTACAAAATGGTATTCCGGTACCGACGCTTTCTGCAGCAATTGCCTACTATGATAGTTATCGTGCGGCGGTATTACCGGCAAATCTGATTCAGGCGCAGCGTGACTATTTTGGTGCACATACTTATCAGCGTACTGATAAAGAAGGCACGTTCCATACTGAGTGGATGGAATAA
- a CDS encoding ribose-phosphate pyrophosphokinase, with the protein MPDMKLFAGNATPELARHIANRLYTSLGDIAVGRFSDGEVSVQINENVRGEDVFIIQSTCSPTNDNLMELLVMIDAMRRASAGRITAVIPYFGYARQDRRVRSARVPITAKVVADFLSTVGVDRVLTVDLHAEQIQGFFDVPVDNVFGSPILLEDMLRKNFERPIVVSPDIGGVVRARAIAKLLNDADMAIIDKRRPRANEIEVMNIIGDVADRDCILIDDMIDTAGTLCKAADALKARGAKRVFAYATHPIFSGKAVENIKNSKIDEVIVCDSIPLSPEVKALKNVRSLTLSGMLAEAIRRISNEESISAMFEH; encoded by the coding sequence GTGCCCGACATGAAGCTTTTCGCCGGCAATGCAACACCAGAACTGGCAAGACATATCGCAAATCGACTATACACATCTCTTGGCGACATCGCAGTTGGTCGCTTTAGTGACGGAGAAGTCAGTGTTCAAATTAATGAAAACGTACGTGGTGAGGACGTTTTTATTATCCAGTCAACCTGTTCGCCGACTAATGATAATCTGATGGAATTATTAGTCATGATTGATGCCATGCGTCGCGCATCAGCTGGCCGTATCACTGCTGTTATCCCTTATTTTGGGTATGCTAGACAAGATCGTCGAGTTCGTTCAGCACGTGTGCCGATTACTGCGAAAGTGGTTGCTGACTTTTTATCAACCGTTGGCGTTGACCGTGTACTGACGGTTGATTTACATGCCGAACAAATCCAGGGCTTCTTTGATGTGCCTGTAGATAATGTCTTTGGTAGCCCTATTTTGCTAGAAGATATGTTACGTAAAAATTTCGAACGCCCTATCGTGGTATCGCCAGATATTGGGGGTGTTGTACGTGCACGCGCCATTGCGAAACTATTAAACGATGCCGATATGGCTATCATTGATAAACGTCGTCCGCGTGCCAACGAAATTGAAGTGATGAATATCATCGGTGATGTTGCCGATCGTGACTGTATCTTAATTGATGATATGATTGATACTGCGGGTACGTTATGTAAAGCGGCAGATGCACTGAAAGCGCGCGGTGCTAAACGCGTATTTGCTTATGCGACGCATCCAATCTTCTCTGGAAAGGCTGTTGAAAACATCAAAAATTCAAAAATTGATGAAGTTATTGTCTGTGACTCAATTCCGCTCTCACCGGAAGTAAAAGCATTAAAAAATGTCAGATCACTCACGCTATCAGGCATGCTTGCTGAAGCGATTCGCCGTATTAGTAACGAAGAGTCTATTTCTGCAATGTTTGAGCACTAA
- the rho gene encoding transcription termination factor Rho: MNLTELKNKPVSELVTLGEKTMGLENLARLRKQDIIFSILKQHAKSGEDIFGDGVLEILQDGFGFLRSSDSSYLAGPDDIYVSPSQIRRFNLRTGDTISGKIRPPKEGERYFALLKVNEVNHDKPEDARNKILFENLTPLHANIRLRMERGNGSTEDLTARVLDLASPIGRGQRGLIVAPPKAGKTMLLQNIAQSIAFNYPECELMVLLIDERPEEVTEMQRLVKGEVIASTFDEPASRHVQVAEMVIEKAKRLVEHKKDVIILLDSITRLARAYNTVVPASGKILTGGVDANALHRPKRFFGAARNVEEGGSLTIIATALVDTGSKMDEVIYEEFKGTGNMELHLSRKIAEKRVFPAIDFNRSGTRKEELMTSPDELQKMWILRKILHPMGEIEAMEFLIGKLAMTKTNEEFFDMMKRS; the protein is encoded by the coding sequence ATGAATCTTACTGAATTAAAAAACAAACCGGTTTCTGAATTAGTCACCTTAGGTGAAAAAACAATGGGGCTGGAAAATTTAGCCCGCTTAAGAAAACAGGATATTATCTTCTCTATCCTCAAACAACATGCAAAAAGTGGCGAAGATATTTTTGGTGATGGCGTGTTAGAGATATTGCAAGATGGATTTGGTTTTCTTCGCTCTTCTGATAGCTCATATCTTGCTGGTCCTGATGATATCTATGTATCTCCAAGTCAAATTCGTCGTTTCAACCTTCGTACCGGTGATACTATTTCCGGTAAAATTAGACCACCAAAAGAGGGTGAGCGTTATTTCGCATTATTAAAAGTTAACGAAGTTAATCACGATAAGCCCGAAGATGCGCGTAACAAAATTCTATTTGAAAATCTCACGCCACTCCATGCTAATATTCGCTTAAGAATGGAACGAGGCAATGGTTCAACCGAGGACTTAACTGCTCGCGTATTAGATTTAGCTTCACCGATTGGTCGAGGCCAGCGTGGTTTAATCGTCGCGCCGCCAAAAGCCGGTAAAACGATGTTGCTACAAAATATCGCGCAAAGCATTGCGTTTAATTACCCTGAATGTGAATTAATGGTGTTATTAATTGATGAGCGTCCAGAAGAAGTCACCGAAATGCAGCGTCTGGTGAAAGGTGAGGTGATTGCTTCTACGTTTGATGAACCCGCTTCTCGTCATGTCCAGGTCGCTGAAATGGTGATTGAAAAAGCCAAGCGTCTCGTTGAGCATAAAAAAGATGTGATCATTTTGCTCGATTCAATTACCCGTTTAGCACGTGCTTATAATACTGTCGTTCCTGCTTCAGGTAAAATTCTAACCGGTGGTGTGGATGCGAATGCACTACATAGACCAAAACGCTTTTTTGGTGCAGCGCGTAATGTTGAAGAGGGCGGCAGCTTAACGATTATTGCTACTGCATTAGTCGATACAGGTTCAAAAATGGATGAAGTGATTTATGAGGAGTTTAAAGGTACCGGTAATATGGAACTTCATCTTTCTCGTAAAATTGCTGAAAAACGTGTATTTCCGGCGATTGACTTTAATCGTTCTGGTACTCGTAAAGAAGAGTTGATGACTTCTCCTGATGAGTTACAAAAAATGTGGATCTTACGTAAAATTCTCCATCCTATGGGTGAGATTGAAGCAATGGAATTCTTAATTGGTAAATTGGCAATGACCAAAACCAACGAAGAGTTTTTTGATATGATGAAACGTTCTTAA